The following are from one region of the Sandaracinus amylolyticus genome:
- the xseB gene encoding exodeoxyribonuclease VII small subunit, translating into MTEPAEPAFEAILARLSEVVGELERGDLPLERSLALFEEGVRLARLGGTRLDDAEARVEELLAAGEGGVRTRPIDPRTTTADAPNASRPQQREPR; encoded by the coding sequence GTGACCGAGCCGGCGGAGCCCGCGTTCGAAGCGATCCTCGCGCGCCTCTCCGAGGTGGTCGGGGAGCTCGAGCGTGGCGATCTGCCGCTCGAGCGCTCGCTCGCGCTCTTCGAAGAGGGCGTGCGCCTCGCGCGCCTCGGTGGGACGCGCCTCGACGACGCGGAAGCGCGCGTCGAGGAGCTGCTCGCCGCGGGCGAAGGCGGCGTGCGCACGCGCCCGATCGATCCCCGGACGACGACGGCCGACGCGCCCAACGCGTCGCGCCCGCAGCAGAGAGAGCCCCGATGA
- a CDS encoding AraC family transcriptional regulator has protein sequence MLVSSYSARTIAPFQRGPQDAAHPTIEIVWVTSGRIAATVDGAPHCLDADHFSVIAPGTPHSSWTLDDEVTSHVLHLFASPQVSLASGVHPCEGDVARVLRSFPPPTAPRGELESAARALVDATRALAAPLGTSIDPRVLRVVRSLDRDPAAPVTLSELARRARMSRHHFARSFRRDVGLAPMAYLRRLRAERAAILLRATDRSIVEIAFACGFSSAGRLSEAFRACFAQSPAAWREEQRAERAQQSP, from the coding sequence ATGCTGGTCTCGAGCTACAGCGCACGCACCATCGCGCCGTTCCAGCGAGGGCCGCAGGACGCGGCGCACCCGACGATCGAGATCGTGTGGGTGACGAGCGGCCGCATCGCCGCGACGGTCGACGGCGCGCCCCACTGCCTCGACGCCGATCACTTCTCGGTGATCGCGCCGGGTACACCGCACTCGAGCTGGACGCTCGACGACGAGGTCACGAGCCACGTGCTGCACCTCTTCGCGTCACCGCAGGTCAGTCTCGCCAGCGGGGTTCATCCGTGCGAAGGCGACGTGGCGCGCGTGCTGCGATCGTTCCCGCCGCCGACCGCGCCGCGCGGCGAGCTCGAGAGCGCGGCGCGCGCGCTCGTCGACGCGACCCGCGCCCTCGCGGCGCCGCTCGGCACCTCGATCGATCCGCGCGTGCTCCGGGTCGTGCGCTCGCTCGACCGCGATCCTGCCGCGCCGGTCACGCTGAGCGAGCTCGCGCGCCGCGCCCGCATGAGCCGCCACCACTTCGCGCGCTCGTTCCGGCGCGACGTGGGCCTCGCGCCGATGGCGTACCTGCGCCGGCTCCGCGCCGAGCGCGCTGCGATCCTGCTGCGCGCGACCGATCGCTCGATCGTCGAGATCGCGTTCGCGTGCGGGTTCAGCTCCGCGGGGCGGCTCAGCGAGGCGTTCCGCGCGTGCTTCGCGCAGAGCCCGGCCGCGTGGCGAGAAGAGCAACGCGCGGAACGAGCGCAGCAATCGCCGTGA
- a CDS encoding HEAT repeat domain-containing protein — translation MARDPRLIAIVALAISCVAASARGWIERLPIERDVRALVSSDRAARRGAARRLGREGAQGIAVDALLGALERETDPEVRAEIVDALARRRDPRAIEALSDNVLRLRDEEREARVRALAAIDLPLARRALAAALGGPAAELASARLIELGGVVVDEVAPLLDVPAIAPRAAMVLGRIGDRRGVEALIAHVGTEDVDSRVAVIDALGVAGDERASPVVLAAITDGDARVAIAALHAIARIGGRDASDAIAAQIAREEVSIAAIEALAVIDPARAAPMLDEALAGPAREAAWSVIVGMPDVAFVALLARAADDARTRGAACDALARIDEGAGVEALRAVASRHEDAHAALAIAVRRWRDLEGSTRDGALRVIAGGGDVDRALLLRAVARDERARDAIRARLTSDDASVRATAARALAMLGAPDDALAAAIAREDDVVALEIEIAAASALGMQLPAPSLAWLDDRERAAIALRALAIARDAELPREARDRRRAMLAALRSEVPRVRALAATSLAHRRDDRARIAIAALLEDGTPEVRLAAASTLARLEGGRDTHVMPAIASRLAIEPEPRVRRALLDALRGVAVGAEGETCLHARLDRAAAIDVDIVLADGTWLRERTLSTGELVVCDLAHAEADVRLAP, via the coding sequence GTGGCTCGCGATCCCCGTTTGATCGCGATCGTCGCGCTCGCGATCTCGTGCGTCGCGGCGAGCGCGCGCGGGTGGATCGAGCGGCTGCCGATCGAGCGCGACGTGCGCGCGCTGGTGTCGAGCGATCGCGCGGCGCGCAGAGGAGCCGCGCGTCGGCTCGGTCGGGAGGGCGCGCAGGGGATCGCGGTGGACGCGCTGCTCGGCGCGCTCGAGCGCGAGACCGATCCCGAGGTGCGCGCGGAGATCGTGGACGCGCTCGCGCGGCGCCGTGACCCCCGGGCGATCGAGGCGCTGAGCGACAACGTGCTGCGGCTGCGAGACGAGGAGCGCGAAGCGCGGGTGCGCGCGCTCGCGGCGATCGATCTGCCGCTCGCGCGTCGTGCCCTCGCGGCGGCGCTCGGTGGGCCCGCGGCGGAGCTCGCGTCGGCGCGGCTGATCGAGCTCGGAGGTGTGGTGGTCGACGAGGTCGCGCCCTTGCTCGACGTGCCGGCGATCGCGCCGCGCGCCGCGATGGTGCTCGGGCGGATCGGGGATCGACGCGGTGTCGAGGCGCTGATCGCGCACGTCGGGACGGAGGACGTGGACTCGCGCGTCGCGGTGATCGACGCGCTCGGGGTGGCCGGCGACGAGCGCGCGAGCCCGGTCGTGCTCGCGGCGATCACGGACGGAGACGCGCGGGTCGCGATCGCGGCGCTGCACGCGATCGCGCGGATCGGCGGGCGCGACGCGAGCGATGCGATCGCGGCTCAGATCGCGCGTGAAGAGGTGTCGATCGCGGCGATCGAAGCGCTCGCGGTGATCGATCCCGCGCGCGCCGCGCCGATGCTCGACGAGGCGCTCGCCGGGCCTGCGCGCGAGGCCGCGTGGAGCGTGATCGTCGGGATGCCCGACGTCGCGTTCGTGGCGCTGCTGGCGCGCGCTGCGGACGATGCGCGCACGCGTGGCGCGGCGTGCGATGCGCTCGCGCGGATCGACGAAGGCGCGGGCGTCGAGGCGCTGCGCGCGGTCGCGAGCCGACACGAGGACGCGCACGCCGCGCTCGCGATCGCAGTGCGGCGATGGCGCGATCTCGAGGGATCGACGCGCGACGGCGCGCTGCGGGTGATCGCCGGGGGAGGCGACGTGGATCGCGCGCTGCTGCTGCGCGCGGTGGCGCGCGACGAGCGCGCGAGAGACGCGATCCGAGCGCGCCTGACGAGTGACGACGCGAGCGTGCGCGCCACCGCGGCGCGCGCATTGGCGATGCTGGGTGCACCCGACGACGCGCTCGCGGCGGCGATCGCGCGCGAAGACGACGTGGTCGCGCTCGAGATCGAGATCGCGGCGGCGAGCGCGCTCGGGATGCAGCTCCCCGCGCCCTCGCTCGCATGGCTCGACGATCGCGAGCGCGCGGCGATCGCGCTGCGAGCGCTCGCGATCGCGCGCGACGCCGAGCTCCCGCGGGAGGCGCGCGATCGACGGCGCGCGATGCTCGCCGCGCTGCGCTCCGAGGTGCCGCGGGTGCGGGCTCTCGCCGCGACGTCGCTCGCGCACCGGCGCGACGATCGCGCGCGGATCGCGATCGCCGCGTTGCTCGAGGACGGCACGCCCGAGGTGCGCCTCGCCGCCGCGAGCACGCTCGCACGGCTCGAGGGGGGGCGCGACACCCACGTGATGCCCGCGATCGCATCGCGGCTCGCGATCGAGCCCGAGCCCCGGGTCCGGCGCGCGCTGCTCGATGCCCTGCGGGGGGTCGCGGTGGGCGCCGAGGGCGAGACCTGCCTCCACGCCCGGCTCGATCGCGCGGCCGCGATCGACGTCGACATCGTGCTCGCCGACGGCACCTGGCTGCGCGAGCGCACCCTCTCGACCGGCGAGCTCGTCGTGTGCGACCTCGCCCACGCCGAGGCCGACGTGCGGCTCGCTCCCTGA
- a CDS encoding OmpA family protein, translated as MRLSTSLALFSLLLLAPASSITPSVALAQEFDEFDEEFEEEEREEQRRQAEPPAEEETELEEDDLESDEFGEEETETPPSAEQPAADTGYRGRGGDLIRDRPSDAWRDRRIVLHNTWGGSVGGIHVVDAGSGPSETFRVQLLTDFFFADGFLNSGTNHSHIGGSLSISWTPFDFIELYGSLASYANSTDNPAESPQLFQVLGDSILGVKGYYEILPFLVVGGDVSVHLLNTVGDIGLVGDSTSVGLRANLTADLRGLESPIPLIARLNLQYYFDNSEALIGGAEQARYNGLPTTGPDARLPFEDETRQLLTRFERYSLGINRTDFFDVGIGLEAPFTVMQDFTISPILEWMLRVPVNRQGYNCLYVPDPITGEPIAGDDGCLERQGFEAFPSTLTIGVRVMPPFRGLSITAAVDIGTTGMSTFVRELAGNAPYDVILGLGYAFDAMPRIQTVEREVERRIEITTPPPPRGRVIGSVVEAGTTTPIANATVTYVGRELTPQSTAADGRFVSYELEPGEVVVDLTHPEYNAGRCSATIVAEGGDVEVRCELQPLPRLGDVRGTLRSDTGTPVVGANVQVTGPQAFSVSSDAGGGFARQGLPPGTYTARIDAEGYLITQETFEVRPRETATPEITVIARPRRALVDVRAREIIIRRQVNFATDSAEILPDSAPLLSEIADALLRNPQIRRVEIQGHTDNQGEDAHNMDLSQRRAEAVRTWLIGLGVEADRLTAQGYGETRPLVPNITAPNRARNRRVQFIISDRATE; from the coding sequence ATGCGACTTTCGACTTCACTCGCTCTTTTCTCCCTGCTCCTCCTCGCTCCAGCTTCGTCCATCACACCCTCGGTCGCGCTCGCGCAGGAGTTCGACGAGTTCGACGAGGAGTTCGAGGAAGAGGAACGCGAGGAGCAGCGCCGCCAGGCCGAGCCTCCCGCCGAGGAGGAGACGGAGCTCGAGGAAGACGATCTCGAGTCCGACGAGTTCGGCGAGGAAGAGACGGAGACCCCGCCGTCCGCCGAGCAGCCGGCGGCCGACACCGGATATCGCGGCCGCGGTGGCGACCTCATCCGCGATCGGCCGAGCGATGCGTGGCGTGATCGCCGCATCGTCCTGCACAACACGTGGGGCGGCTCGGTCGGCGGCATCCACGTCGTCGACGCCGGCTCGGGTCCGAGCGAGACGTTCCGCGTCCAGCTCCTCACCGACTTCTTCTTCGCCGACGGCTTCCTCAACAGCGGCACGAACCACAGCCACATCGGCGGGTCGCTGTCGATCAGCTGGACGCCCTTCGACTTCATCGAGCTCTACGGCTCGCTCGCGAGCTACGCGAACTCGACCGACAACCCCGCGGAGAGCCCGCAGCTCTTCCAGGTGCTCGGCGACTCGATCCTCGGCGTGAAGGGCTACTACGAGATCCTTCCGTTCCTCGTCGTCGGCGGCGACGTCTCGGTCCACCTGCTCAACACCGTCGGCGACATCGGTCTCGTCGGCGACAGCACGAGCGTCGGTCTCCGCGCGAACCTCACCGCGGATCTCCGCGGCCTCGAGTCGCCGATCCCGCTGATCGCGCGCCTCAACCTCCAGTACTACTTCGACAACTCGGAGGCGCTGATCGGCGGCGCGGAGCAGGCGCGTTACAACGGCCTCCCGACGACCGGCCCCGACGCGCGCCTGCCCTTCGAGGACGAGACGCGCCAGCTGCTGACGCGCTTCGAGCGCTACTCGCTCGGCATCAACCGCACCGACTTCTTCGACGTCGGGATCGGCCTCGAGGCGCCGTTCACGGTGATGCAGGACTTCACCATCAGCCCGATCCTCGAGTGGATGCTGCGCGTCCCGGTGAACCGTCAGGGCTACAACTGCCTCTACGTGCCCGACCCGATCACCGGCGAGCCGATCGCGGGTGACGACGGCTGCCTCGAGCGCCAGGGCTTCGAGGCGTTCCCGAGCACGCTCACGATCGGCGTGCGCGTGATGCCGCCCTTCCGTGGTCTCTCGATCACCGCGGCGGTCGACATCGGCACGACGGGCATGTCGACGTTCGTGCGCGAGCTCGCGGGCAACGCGCCCTACGACGTGATCCTCGGGCTCGGCTATGCGTTCGACGCGATGCCGCGCATCCAGACGGTGGAGCGCGAGGTCGAGCGCCGCATCGAGATCACCACGCCGCCGCCGCCGCGCGGTCGCGTGATCGGCAGCGTCGTCGAGGCGGGCACCACCACGCCGATCGCGAACGCGACGGTGACGTACGTCGGCCGCGAGCTCACGCCGCAGTCGACCGCCGCGGACGGGCGCTTCGTGAGCTACGAGCTCGAGCCCGGCGAGGTCGTCGTCGACCTCACGCACCCCGAGTACAACGCGGGTCGCTGCAGCGCGACGATCGTCGCCGAGGGCGGTGACGTCGAGGTCCGCTGCGAGCTGCAGCCGCTGCCGCGCCTCGGCGACGTGCGCGGCACGCTGCGCAGCGACACCGGCACGCCGGTCGTCGGCGCGAACGTGCAGGTCACCGGACCGCAGGCGTTCAGCGTGTCGAGCGACGCGGGCGGTGGCTTCGCGCGCCAGGGCCTGCCGCCCGGCACGTACACCGCGCGCATCGACGCCGAGGGCTACCTCATCACGCAGGAGACCTTCGAGGTCCGCCCGCGCGAGACGGCGACGCCCGAGATCACCGTGATCGCCCGCCCGCGCCGCGCGCTCGTCGACGTGCGCGCGCGTGAGATCATCATCCGCCGCCAGGTGAACTTCGCGACCGACAGCGCGGAGATCCTGCCCGACAGCGCGCCGCTGCTCAGCGAGATCGCGGACGCGCTGCTGCGCAACCCGCAGATCCGCCGCGTGGAGATCCAGGGCCACACCGACAACCAGGGCGAGGACGCGCACAACATGGACCTCTCGCAGCGTCGCGCGGAGGCGGTGCGCACCTGGCTCATCGGGCTCGGCGTCGAGGCGGATCGCCTGACCGCGCAGGGCTACGGCGAGACGCGCCCGCTCGTTCCGAACATCACGGCGCCGAACCGCGCGCGCAACCGCCGCGTGCAGTTCATCATCTCGGATCGCGCCACCGAGTGA
- a CDS encoding TonB-dependent receptor domain-containing protein, translating to MSEPAARLMVPTQADHKRRRAGALFLTGLLAGVALATLDPSIAYADVRTEARTMFRRGMAMIAEGNIDEGVAQLQEAYDILPHPNVIYNIARAYAEAGRYAEAVEYFERYLESDPADRDEVVSFLTALRQRIDSQQQRAVAAAQPAQPTPTTEPQPQVEAPLATAEEIQALEDSATQIAALAEATQSDALRQRAERLRLLAETLRSRRDAADAAGINEVPGTSPGEEPGESGGSSTTQGSGQLAEGETQPDGEDSLQLGEGRQGDTYEESVVSSSRAAQSPLDAPNSTTTITAQDIRLSGLQSPALVLRRAAGVSIQQSNPGDPQISIRGLNQRLSNRTIVLIDGRSVYLDFLGATIFGMLPLNMEDIERIEVIRGPASALYGADAVTGIINIITRPIGEGRSYVSANVGTGGQLMVRSGVYARADRFRFRVAGGYQREDQFAREVSDQRVDIIPSGRDPNLGYERLSFQGDVSYRFDGGYTARAGSGISTGEFTFQGVSRLRQLRPQNVTFAQTYASFETPWGLSSRVFWNRFNTDVNNVGVIPGGLDLIQDQSVRRSDVIDAEVVFSQTFDLLGVENQFIGGLAYRFKEVDWEWLRDQVQTQHHGALFLQDTLRFSDVLQVVLSIRGDLHPLAGPQVSPRGSVVVHPTPGQSIRLTGGAAFRSPTFAESYLQVPNNTPLRGVTAFGIGNEGLNPERLISVELGYMNQMTEYFALELNGYYNIVLDQILLTRNQQFRLADFQGGNPLARYFPEHQAYPLSALEWANEPEQFQQIGGEIGLRVFPVQGLDIYANYAIHETSPFVGYDGAAGPLHDDQRTSAHMVNAGIQYRSPFGLDLSVDFSWQSDQYWVEQELDPERGGVAFRRFHLPAYATLNARVGWRFFDDQLELAFVGTNLIDDGHREHPFGQPIDRRFLGSVTVRF from the coding sequence GTGAGCGAGCCTGCCGCCCGACTCATGGTCCCGACCCAGGCCGATCACAAGCGCCGTCGTGCCGGCGCACTGTTCCTCACCGGGCTGCTCGCGGGCGTTGCGCTCGCCACGCTGGATCCGAGCATCGCGTACGCCGACGTGCGCACCGAAGCGCGCACGATGTTCCGCCGCGGCATGGCGATGATCGCCGAGGGCAACATCGACGAGGGCGTCGCGCAGCTGCAGGAGGCGTACGACATCCTCCCGCACCCGAACGTCATCTACAACATCGCGCGCGCCTACGCCGAGGCCGGCCGCTATGCCGAGGCGGTCGAGTACTTCGAGCGCTATCTCGAGAGCGACCCCGCCGATCGCGACGAGGTCGTGAGCTTCCTGACCGCGTTGCGCCAGCGCATCGACTCGCAGCAGCAGCGCGCGGTCGCAGCGGCACAGCCAGCCCAGCCGACGCCGACCACCGAGCCTCAGCCGCAGGTCGAGGCGCCGCTCGCGACTGCCGAGGAGATCCAGGCGCTCGAGGACTCCGCGACGCAGATCGCCGCGCTCGCCGAGGCGACGCAGAGCGATGCGCTCCGCCAGCGCGCCGAGCGTCTCCGTTTGCTCGCCGAGACCCTGCGCTCGCGCCGCGACGCGGCCGACGCCGCGGGCATCAACGAGGTCCCCGGGACGTCGCCGGGTGAAGAGCCGGGCGAGAGCGGCGGCTCGAGCACCACGCAGGGCAGTGGTCAGCTCGCCGAGGGCGAGACGCAGCCCGACGGCGAGGACTCGCTGCAGCTCGGCGAGGGCCGTCAGGGCGACACGTACGAAGAGTCGGTCGTCAGCTCGTCGCGCGCCGCGCAGTCGCCGCTCGATGCGCCGAACTCGACCACGACGATCACCGCGCAGGACATCCGCCTGTCGGGCCTGCAGTCGCCTGCGCTCGTCCTCCGCCGCGCTGCCGGTGTGTCGATCCAGCAGAGCAACCCCGGCGACCCGCAGATCTCGATCCGCGGCCTCAACCAGCGCCTCTCGAACCGCACCATCGTGCTGATCGACGGTCGCTCGGTGTACCTCGACTTCCTGGGCGCGACGATCTTCGGGATGTTGCCGCTCAACATGGAGGACATCGAGCGCATCGAGGTCATCCGTGGTCCCGCCTCGGCCCTCTACGGCGCCGACGCGGTCACCGGCATCATCAACATCATCACGCGTCCGATCGGCGAAGGTCGCAGCTACGTCAGCGCGAACGTCGGCACGGGCGGACAGCTCATGGTGCGCAGCGGCGTGTACGCGCGCGCCGATCGATTCCGCTTCCGCGTCGCGGGCGGCTACCAGCGCGAGGATCAGTTCGCGCGCGAGGTGTCCGACCAGCGCGTCGACATCATTCCTTCGGGGCGCGATCCGAACCTCGGGTACGAGCGCCTCTCGTTCCAGGGTGACGTCAGCTATCGCTTCGACGGCGGCTACACCGCGCGCGCCGGCTCGGGCATCTCGACCGGTGAGTTCACCTTCCAGGGCGTCAGCCGCCTGCGTCAGCTGCGCCCGCAGAACGTCACGTTCGCGCAGACCTACGCGAGCTTCGAGACGCCGTGGGGCCTCTCGTCGCGCGTGTTCTGGAACCGCTTCAACACCGACGTGAACAACGTCGGTGTGATCCCCGGCGGTCTCGACCTCATCCAGGACCAGAGCGTGCGTCGCTCCGACGTCATCGACGCCGAGGTGGTGTTCTCGCAGACGTTCGATCTGCTCGGCGTCGAGAACCAGTTCATCGGCGGCCTCGCCTATCGCTTCAAGGAAGTCGACTGGGAGTGGCTGCGCGATCAGGTGCAGACCCAGCACCACGGCGCGCTCTTCCTCCAGGACACGCTGCGCTTCTCGGACGTGCTCCAGGTCGTCCTCTCGATCCGCGGCGACCTCCACCCGCTCGCCGGCCCGCAGGTCTCGCCGCGCGGCTCGGTGGTCGTGCACCCGACGCCGGGCCAGTCGATCCGCCTCACCGGCGGCGCCGCGTTCCGCTCGCCGACGTTCGCCGAGTCGTACCTGCAGGTGCCGAACAACACGCCGCTGCGCGGTGTGACGGCGTTCGGCATCGGCAACGAAGGGCTGAACCCGGAGCGTCTGATCTCGGTCGAGCTCGGTTACATGAACCAGATGACCGAGTACTTCGCGCTCGAGCTCAACGGTTATTACAACATCGTGCTCGATCAGATCCTGCTGACTCGCAATCAGCAGTTCCGACTGGCCGACTTCCAGGGTGGCAATCCGCTCGCGCGATATTTCCCCGAGCACCAGGCCTATCCGCTCTCGGCGCTCGAGTGGGCGAACGAGCCCGAGCAGTTCCAGCAGATCGGTGGCGAGATCGGTCTCCGCGTGTTCCCGGTGCAGGGTCTCGACATCTACGCGAACTACGCGATCCACGAGACCAGCCCGTTCGTCGGATACGACGGAGCCGCCGGCCCGCTCCACGACGACCAGCGGACCAGCGCGCACATGGTCAACGCGGGCATCCAGTACCGCTCGCCGTTCGGCCTCGATCTCTCGGTCGATTTCTCGTGGCAGAGCGACCAGTACTGGGTCGAGCAGGAGCTCGATCCCGAGCGCGGTGGCGTCGCGTTCCGCCGCTTCCACCTGCCTGCGTACGCGACGCTCAACGCGCGCGTCGGCTGGCGCTTCTTCGATGATCAGCTCGAGCTCGCGTTCGTCGGCACGAACCTGATCGACGATGGGCATCGCGAGCACCCGTTCGGTCAGCCCATCGATCGCCGCTTCCTCGGCTCGGTGACCGTTCGGTTCTGA
- a CDS encoding 1-aminocyclopropane-1-carboxylate deaminase/D-cysteine desulfhydrase has translation MTLLVERWPRLSAIPHVDLGRSPTPLERLPKLSSIAGAEVWCKRDDLTGTLYGGNKVRKLEFLLAQAEAEGADTILTTGAAGSHHVLATTLYGRRRGFEVHAVVMPQVRNPHVEENLRADLKGGAILHPFSGYAMFPAAMAGVAAKLKVQKKRVFVIGPGGSDATGVLGYVEAGLEIARQLLDLPGREPDAIYVPLGSGGTAAGLAVGLAAAGVMAEIVAVRVTPRHLLNKAVLSTLTRGLVQRLREHTDRFPGVGEIAMRNLTIEEGFLGEGYGYATGAGREAGRVAAETEGLTLDAAYTSKTLAALLAHARGPRRGQRLMYVHTLSSAPMTPLLEGAPPLPRALAKLMTEP, from the coding sequence ATGACATTGCTCGTCGAACGGTGGCCTCGCCTCTCCGCGATCCCCCACGTCGACCTCGGCAGGTCGCCCACACCGCTCGAGCGGCTCCCGAAGCTCTCGTCGATCGCGGGCGCCGAGGTCTGGTGCAAGCGCGACGACCTCACCGGCACGCTCTACGGCGGCAACAAGGTGCGCAAGCTCGAGTTCCTGCTCGCGCAGGCCGAGGCCGAGGGCGCCGACACGATCCTCACGACCGGCGCGGCGGGCTCGCACCACGTGCTCGCGACCACGCTCTACGGCCGGCGTCGCGGCTTCGAGGTGCACGCGGTGGTGATGCCGCAGGTGCGCAACCCGCACGTCGAGGAGAACCTGCGCGCCGATCTGAAGGGCGGCGCGATCCTCCACCCGTTCTCGGGCTACGCGATGTTCCCCGCGGCGATGGCGGGCGTCGCCGCGAAGCTCAAGGTGCAGAAGAAGCGCGTGTTCGTGATCGGCCCCGGCGGGAGCGACGCGACGGGCGTGCTGGGCTACGTCGAAGCGGGGCTCGAGATCGCGCGGCAGCTCCTCGATCTGCCGGGGCGCGAGCCCGACGCGATCTACGTCCCGCTCGGCAGCGGCGGCACCGCGGCCGGGCTCGCGGTCGGGCTCGCGGCAGCGGGCGTGATGGCGGAGATCGTCGCGGTGCGCGTGACGCCGCGGCACCTGCTCAACAAGGCCGTGCTCTCGACGCTCACCCGCGGCCTCGTGCAGCGGCTGCGCGAGCACACCGATCGTTTCCCGGGCGTCGGCGAGATCGCGATGCGGAACCTGACGATCGAGGAGGGCTTCCTCGGCGAGGGCTACGGATATGCGACCGGCGCCGGACGCGAGGCGGGACGCGTCGCGGCGGAGACCGAGGGCCTCACGCTCGACGCGGCGTACACCAGCAAGACCCTCGCGGCGCTGCTCGCGCACGCGCGCGGTCCGCGCAGGGGCCAGCGGCTCATGTACGTCCACACGCTCTCGAGCGCGCCGATGACGCCGCTGCTCGAGGGCGCACCGCCCCTGCCCCGCGCGCTCGCGAAGCTGATGACCGAGCCCTGA
- a CDS encoding serine/threonine protein kinase gives MAADASGSAPAAGGRSASSQSGPDPLIGRVINDRFRIVSLIARGGMGKVYRAEQAPLGREVALKVLNPNYSGDSDPEFHKRFFLEASTTAKLTHPNTVSIFDYGRTDDDIYYIAMELLEGKTLHRALREAGPMDAGRALHIARQVCRSLREAHGLGVIHRDLKPANVYLVKHGDESDFVKVLDFGLVKNLEDKGEDLTQTGLFMGSPKYMSPEQIRGERVDGRADIYALGVIMYEMLTGKVPFDRPNSVNILMAHVHEAPPAMREINPNVHVPPILEQIVMKTMAKKAEDRFASMDELLVALKQVSVDAGLGGLSIHQSLSGEFSIPNATGAFPAVAISGDPLSMTATGSGPTPSLTPTGTPLPLGSSPGALGAPPSVEQPTRSRLPYVIAAVSLLVLAAVGVVAMNSGGQPTDTPVATTTVPPPLPTGERPDPSTAGTAGGGTSVSTGTGTPTQPQVVHTLVSLRSTPAGAMVSVESADGITRQYGPTPADVEWTGVDAERGRQVTFRFELPGHRDFSVTRTITGDALEVSAELEAAAAGRPFRPRPPRRPEGGGSDGPVGPVKGYKLDPY, from the coding sequence GTGGCGGCTGACGCTTCGGGCAGCGCGCCGGCAGCCGGCGGTCGATCGGCGTCGTCCCAGTCGGGGCCCGATCCGCTGATCGGACGTGTGATCAACGATCGCTTCCGCATCGTGTCGCTCATCGCGCGCGGCGGGATGGGCAAGGTCTATCGCGCCGAGCAGGCGCCGCTCGGGCGCGAGGTCGCGCTCAAGGTCCTGAACCCGAACTACTCGGGCGACAGCGACCCCGAGTTCCACAAGCGCTTCTTCCTCGAGGCGTCGACGACCGCGAAGCTCACGCACCCGAACACGGTGTCGATCTTCGACTACGGCCGCACCGACGACGACATCTATTACATCGCGATGGAGCTCCTCGAGGGGAAGACGCTCCATCGCGCGCTGCGCGAAGCCGGCCCGATGGACGCGGGCCGCGCGCTCCACATCGCGCGTCAGGTGTGCCGCTCGCTGCGCGAAGCGCACGGGCTCGGCGTCATCCACCGCGACCTCAAGCCGGCGAACGTCTACCTCGTCAAGCACGGCGACGAGAGCGACTTCGTGAAGGTGCTCGACTTCGGCCTCGTGAAGAACCTCGAGGACAAGGGCGAGGACCTCACGCAGACGGGCCTCTTCATGGGCTCGCCGAAGTACATGTCGCCCGAGCAGATCCGCGGCGAGCGGGTCGACGGGCGCGCCGACATCTACGCGCTCGGCGTGATCATGTACGAGATGCTCACCGGGAAGGTGCCGTTCGATCGGCCCAACTCGGTCAACATCCTGATGGCGCACGTGCACGAGGCGCCTCCCGCGATGCGGGAGATCAACCCGAACGTGCACGTCCCGCCGATCCTCGAGCAGATCGTCATGAAGACGATGGCGAAGAAGGCGGAAGACCGCTTCGCCTCGATGGACGAGCTGCTGGTCGCGCTCAAGCAGGTGAGCGTCGACGCGGGCCTCGGCGGGCTCTCGATCCACCAGTCGCTCAGCGGCGAGTTCTCGATCCCGAACGCGACGGGCGCGTTCCCCGCGGTCGCGATCAGCGGCGACCCGCTCTCGATGACGGCGACCGGCAGCGGGCCGACGCCCTCGCTCACGCCGACCGGCACGCCGCTGCCCCTCGGCAGCTCGCCGGGCGCGCTCGGCGCGCCGCCTTCGGTCGAGCAGCCCACGCGCAGCCGTCTGCCCTACGTGATCGCCGCGGTGTCGCTGCTCGTGCTGGCGGCCGTCGGCGTGGTCGCGATGAACAGCGGCGGCCAGCCGACCGACACGCCGGTCGCGACGACGACCGTCCCGCCGCCGCTGCCCACCGGCGAGCGGCCGGACCCGAGCACCGCCGGCACCGCCGGGGGCGGCACCTCGGTCTCCACCGGCACGGGCACCCCGACGCAGCCTCAGGTCGTGCACACCCTCGTGTCGCTGCGCTCCACGCCGGCCGGCGCGATGGTCAGCGTCGAGTCGGCCGACGGCATCACGCGCCAGTACGGTCCGACGCCCGCAGACGTCGAATGGACCGGCGTCGATGCCGAGCGCGGCCGTCAGGTGACGTTCCGCTTCGAGCTCCCGGGTCACCGCGATTTCTCGGTGACTCGTACGATCACCGGCGACGCGCTCGAGGTGAGCGCCGAGCTGGAGGCGGCGGCGGCCGGAAGGCCGTTCCGCCCGCGTCCGCCCCGTCGCCCCGAAGGTGGGGGGTCCGACGGTCCGGTGGGTCCGGTCAAGGGGTACAAACTGGATCCGTACTGA